In a single window of the Nitrospira sp. MA-1 genome:
- a CDS encoding response regulator transcription factor, whose amino-acid sequence MKILVLEDDQETASYIASGLIEEGYVVDIATDGKEGFKKAIDEVYEVLIVDRMLPSLDGISLVKGLRTTNVKTPVLFLSALGGIDHRVEGLQCGGDDYLTKPFAFSELKARVEALRRRPPMSMIETRLRVGDLEMDLLTRIVKRGEVCIELQPREFRLLEYLMRNAGQVVTRTMLLEHVWDFYFDPRTSVVDTHISRLRMKINKGFTQQLIHTVRGTGYRMSADA is encoded by the coding sequence ATGAAGATCCTCGTGCTGGAAGATGATCAGGAAACGGCGTCCTATATTGCCAGTGGTCTAATCGAGGAAGGATACGTGGTCGATATTGCTACGGATGGGAAGGAAGGGTTTAAAAAGGCCATCGATGAGGTGTATGAAGTCTTGATTGTTGATCGGATGCTACCCAGTCTTGACGGGATTAGCCTGGTCAAAGGACTGCGAACTACGAATGTGAAAACCCCAGTACTCTTTCTCAGTGCCTTGGGTGGGATTGATCACCGAGTCGAAGGACTCCAATGTGGTGGTGATGATTATCTCACTAAACCCTTTGCCTTTTCGGAATTAAAGGCTCGAGTTGAGGCTCTGCGTCGTCGTCCGCCCATGTCAATGATTGAGACACGGTTGCGCGTCGGGGATCTTGAAATGGATTTACTCACCCGAATCGTAAAACGGGGAGAGGTGTGCATTGAGCTTCAGCCTCGGGAATTCCGCCTGCTCGAATATCTCATGCGAAATGCCGGTCAGGTGGTGACCCGCACCATGCTGCTCGAGCATGTATGGGATTTCTATTTTGATCCCCGGACCAGCGTGGTCGACACGCATATCAGCCGTCTGAGGATGAAAATCAATAAAGGCTTTACACAGCAACTGATCCATACCGTCCGCGGCACGGGTTATCGTATGAGTGCCGATGCGTAA